In Paenibacillus ihbetae, the following are encoded in one genomic region:
- the leuB gene encoding 3-isopropylmalate dehydrogenase, whose product MAETKKIAVIAGDGIGPEVVAEAEKIIKRTEEVFGYSFTTEHALFGGIAIDEKGTPLPEETLSVCKSADAVLLGAVGGPKWDNNPKELRPETGLLGIRKELGLFSNLRPAVIFDCLKDASTLKPEVLEGTDLMVVRELTGGIYFGEKFRREGAGGEEAVDTCVYNTAEVERIVRQAFEIAQKRRKKLASVDKANVLETSRLWRETVNRIAPEYPDVELEHVLVDNCAMQLLRRPSSFDVIVTENMFGDILSDEAAMLTGSIGMLASASMGEGAFGLYEPVHGSAPDIAGQGLANPIATILSVALMYRLTFGYADAADAIERAVAEVLDAGHRTADIAVDKSKALSTTEMGDLIAAAIR is encoded by the coding sequence ATGGCAGAAACGAAGAAAATTGCCGTAATCGCCGGGGACGGAATCGGTCCTGAGGTCGTTGCGGAAGCGGAGAAAATTATAAAGCGGACCGAAGAGGTCTTCGGATATTCCTTCACGACAGAGCACGCGTTGTTTGGCGGCATCGCCATTGACGAGAAGGGGACGCCGCTTCCGGAAGAAACGCTGAGCGTATGCAAAAGCGCCGATGCCGTGCTGCTTGGTGCGGTAGGCGGTCCGAAATGGGACAACAATCCGAAGGAGCTGCGCCCGGAAACCGGATTGCTCGGTATCCGCAAAGAGCTCGGATTATTTTCGAACCTGCGCCCGGCTGTCATTTTTGACTGCTTGAAGGATGCTTCCACGTTGAAGCCCGAAGTGCTCGAGGGCACGGACTTAATGGTGGTCCGCGAGCTGACTGGCGGCATCTACTTCGGTGAGAAGTTCAGACGCGAAGGTGCCGGCGGCGAAGAAGCGGTGGATACCTGTGTTTACAATACGGCCGAGGTAGAGCGGATCGTGCGCCAAGCGTTCGAGATCGCCCAGAAGCGCCGCAAGAAGCTGGCGTCGGTCGATAAAGCGAACGTGCTGGAAACCTCCCGTCTGTGGCGTGAAACGGTCAACCGCATCGCGCCGGAATATCCGGATGTGGAGCTGGAGCATGTGCTGGTGGACAACTGTGCGATGCAGCTTCTGCGCCGCCCGTCCAGCTTTGACGTCATCGTGACCGAGAACATGTTCGGGGATATTCTGAGCGACGAAGCAGCGATGCTCACCGGGTCCATCGGCATGCTGGCATCGGCATCCATGGGCGAAGGGGCCTTCGGCCTGTACGAGCCGGTACACGGATCGGCGCCGGATATTGCGGGACAAGGGCTGGCCAACCCGATCGCGACCATTTTGTCGGTTGCTCTCATGTACCGCCTGACCTTCGGCTATGCCGATGCAGCGGACGCAATCGAACGCGCGGTAGCTGAAGTATTGGATGCCGGGCACCGGACAGCGGACATCGCCGTCGATAAGAGCAAGGCGCTCAGCACTACAGAGATGGGCGACCTGATTGCAGCGGCCATTCGATAA
- a CDS encoding peroxiredoxin — MAERLVGKAAPDFTMETVSGDGKEFGKVSLSDYRGKWLVFFFYPLDFTFVCPTEITALSDAYDQFKALDTEILGVSVDSIHSHKAWINTSRDANGLGALNFPLASDITKNVARDYGVLIEEEGVALRGLFIIDPEGELKYQVVNHNDVGRSVEETLRVLQALQSGGLCPMNWKPGDKNL; from the coding sequence ATGGCAGAACGTTTGGTTGGTAAAGCAGCTCCTGATTTCACGATGGAAACCGTATCGGGAGACGGCAAAGAATTTGGAAAAGTCAGCCTGTCCGACTACCGCGGTAAATGGCTCGTATTCTTCTTCTATCCGCTCGATTTCACTTTCGTGTGCCCGACTGAAATCACGGCACTGAGCGATGCTTACGATCAATTCAAAGCATTGGATACTGAAATTCTGGGTGTAAGTGTTGACTCTATCCACAGCCACAAAGCTTGGATCAACACATCCAGAGACGCTAACGGTCTGGGAGCATTGAACTTCCCGCTCGCTTCGGACATCACGAAGAACGTAGCAAGAGACTACGGCGTTCTGATCGAAGAAGAAGGTGTTGCACTTCGCGGCCTGTTCATCATCGATCCGGAAGGCGAACTGAAATACCAAGTCGTTAACCACAACGACGTGGGCCGCAGCGTAGAAGAAACACTTCGCGTGCTTCAAGCACTGCAATCCGGCGGATTGTGCCCAATGAACTGGAAACCAGGCGACAAGAACCTGTAA
- a CDS encoding ATP-binding protein — protein MLSQIRESELQAIRSFHSSQLIRNKYENILENLDSGIILFDSEGVLAFVNVQMAKLLGVPRKSLTGCTLTQLLRHKQLSRFKKKKILRIFRETVFHRKRYHELVDEYGRSWLITMTYGDQMEGDFLISVKDVSDFKRIEQTAYQNDKLAMLGKISASIAHEIRNPLTSIRGFIQLLRPHLVNLGKEEYARIILTEIDRANDIIYEFLNSSKPSAPETKVVAVSSLLKEVVLLTESEALMKGCQINLHTEEMPPAFISVDVKQIKQVILNIIKNALDAINEQHVENFTGIIDISARDNGKNISICISDNGAGMDQNTLNHLFNPFFTTKESGTGLGLSVSYSIIRNHGGSIAVDSEIGEGTEFVITFPKLEAAEGPNAPNVRI, from the coding sequence TTGTTGAGTCAAATCCGTGAATCTGAGCTGCAAGCAATTCGGTCATTTCATTCGAGCCAGCTAATTAGGAACAAGTATGAGAACATACTGGAGAATCTCGACAGCGGGATCATCCTCTTTGATAGTGAGGGTGTACTTGCTTTTGTCAATGTTCAAATGGCAAAATTGCTTGGCGTACCCCGCAAATCGCTAACCGGTTGCACATTAACCCAGCTGCTGCGTCATAAACAGCTGTCCAGATTTAAAAAGAAGAAAATCCTCCGCATTTTTCGGGAGACGGTTTTTCACCGTAAACGTTACCATGAGCTCGTGGACGAGTATGGTCGATCATGGCTTATTACGATGACCTATGGGGATCAGATGGAAGGGGATTTTTTGATCAGCGTCAAGGATGTTTCGGATTTCAAGCGAATTGAGCAGACAGCCTATCAGAACGACAAGCTTGCCATGCTCGGGAAGATCTCCGCCTCCATCGCCCACGAAATACGCAATCCGCTGACCTCGATCCGGGGCTTTATCCAACTGCTTCGCCCCCATTTGGTGAACCTCGGCAAGGAAGAATACGCCCGGATAATACTGACGGAGATCGATCGGGCAAATGATATTATATATGAATTTCTGAATTCCTCCAAGCCTTCCGCTCCGGAAACCAAGGTGGTAGCCGTATCCTCGCTGCTCAAGGAAGTCGTGCTTCTTACCGAGAGCGAGGCGCTGATGAAGGGATGCCAAATCAACCTACATACGGAAGAGATGCCGCCAGCCTTTATATCTGTCGATGTAAAGCAGATTAAACAGGTGATCCTCAACATTATCAAAAACGCCCTCGATGCGATCAATGAACAGCATGTCGAGAACTTTACCGGTATCATTGATATTTCAGCCCGTGACAACGGTAAGAACATTAGCATCTGCATTTCGGATAACGGGGCCGGGATGGATCAGAATACGCTGAACCATCTGTTCAATCCGTTTTTCACGACGAAGGAGAGCGGTACAGGGTTAGGGCTGTCCGTCAGCTACAGCATCATCCGCAACCATGGCGGCTCGATTGCGGTGGACAGCGAGATCGGCGAAGGAACCGAGTTCGTGATCACATTTCCGAAGCTGGAGGCGGCTGAGGGCCCAAATGCACCAAACGTAAGGATATAA
- a CDS encoding aldolase catalytic domain-containing protein — MIKSSQTKIVDCTIRDGGLVNNWDFSVEFVQQLYAGLNEAGVDYMEIGYKNSPKLLKGADQAGPWRFLDDDFLKEVIPHKGKTKLSALVDIGRVDEDDILPREESLLDLIRVACYIKDVDKALALVQTFHDRGYETTLNIMALSNVMENELLEAFELIKESVVDVVYIVDSYGSLDHKDIEYLVNKFKTHLPNKRLGVHTHNNMQLAFSNTLVAADLGVELLDASVYGMGRAAGNCPTELLVTHLKGTKYELRPVLDIIERFMIPLREKEEWGYIIPYMITGTLDEHPRSAMALRASEDKDKVVDFYDKLTTPEVTFDKKK; from the coding sequence ATGATCAAGAGTAGTCAGACAAAGATTGTGGACTGCACCATTCGTGACGGCGGATTGGTGAATAACTGGGATTTTAGCGTCGAATTTGTACAGCAATTATATGCGGGCCTGAACGAGGCTGGCGTGGACTATATGGAAATCGGTTATAAAAATTCGCCAAAGCTGCTGAAGGGCGCAGATCAGGCTGGTCCATGGCGCTTCCTGGATGATGATTTTCTGAAGGAAGTCATCCCCCATAAAGGCAAAACCAAGCTCTCCGCTCTCGTCGATATCGGTCGTGTGGATGAGGATGATATTTTGCCGCGAGAGGAAAGCCTGCTGGATCTGATCCGGGTAGCCTGCTATATCAAAGATGTGGATAAGGCGCTTGCGCTCGTACAAACCTTCCATGATCGGGGCTACGAGACTACCCTTAACATTATGGCGCTCTCCAACGTAATGGAGAATGAACTGCTGGAGGCTTTTGAGCTGATCAAGGAAAGCGTCGTCGATGTCGTATACATCGTGGACTCCTATGGAAGCCTGGATCATAAGGATATCGAATACCTCGTCAATAAATTTAAAACGCATCTGCCGAATAAGCGCCTTGGCGTCCATACCCATAACAACATGCAGCTTGCGTTCTCGAATACACTCGTTGCAGCGGATCTGGGCGTGGAGCTGCTGGATGCGTCCGTGTACGGAATGGGACGGGCCGCGGGCAACTGCCCGACTGAGCTGCTCGTCACCCATTTGAAAGGTACCAAGTACGAGCTTCGCCCGGTTCTGGATATCATTGAGCGCTTCATGATCCCGCTGCGGGAGAAAGAGGAGTGGGGCTACATCATTCCTTACATGATCACCGGTACGCTGGACGAACATCCGCGGTCGGCCATGGCGCTTCGAGCATCGGAGGACAAGGATAAAGTTGTAGATTTTTACGATAAGCTGACGACACCGGAAGTGACATTCGACAAAAAGAAATAA
- the abc-f gene encoding ribosomal protection-like ABC-F family protein yields the protein MTMILKAKDIGMELQGKPLFEGIHLEVAEGERIALYGRNGMGKSTLLSILAGERQPTNGTVEAVLPRERWGWMRQQDEPDESEMTALEMVRSRSESSLWELKQQLAAIEKQMQASDADAMDRLVEQYGNLLERYESGGGFQWETEVEKAMTMLGIGSEVWPVPYKGLSGGQKTKVMLAALLVRNPQFLLLDEPTNHLDSESLVWLEQWLVSVYKGTVLFVSHDREFIDRVATSVCELSANELRRYRGGYTDYRREKERELREQETLYRKQELARKALEESIRRYEEWFHKAHNSAGDGDVRITASYYKAKAKKNISRYHAKEKALERLEAERVDKPRSDPKLKMELDAEAIGAKTLLRVKEMSFGFGDRLLFDRFSFQLNRGDRLAVRGPNGSGKTTLLKLLLGEITPTEGTVAWHPAVKIGYFSQQLEGLEDDMTLLDSLLAIPGMTQSHARTLLGCFLFRRDDVFKRIGQLSMGEKCRTAFLKLYFSGAHLLVLDEPSNYLDVDTREVIEEVLVRFPGAIALVSHDRYLVRKVANRLLTLKPGGTPVWFEGSVAEEEEQMARVGVIRGDTDKENRRMELEYRIQELLGLSAGEGGAEQDEDWLAEIRTLRKELARLQGE from the coding sequence ATGACAATGATCTTAAAGGCTAAGGATATAGGAATGGAGCTGCAAGGAAAGCCGCTGTTCGAGGGGATCCACCTGGAGGTGGCCGAGGGAGAGCGCATCGCCCTGTATGGACGAAACGGAATGGGGAAATCCACGCTGTTGTCGATCCTGGCAGGAGAGCGCCAGCCGACGAACGGAACGGTCGAGGCGGTACTGCCAAGGGAACGATGGGGCTGGATGCGGCAGCAGGATGAGCCTGACGAATCCGAGATGACGGCGCTCGAAATGGTTCGCAGCCGCAGCGAATCGTCCCTTTGGGAGCTTAAGCAGCAGCTTGCCGCTATAGAGAAGCAGATGCAGGCAAGTGATGCTGATGCTATGGATCGGCTGGTTGAGCAGTACGGGAATCTGTTAGAGCGCTATGAGTCCGGTGGAGGCTTCCAGTGGGAGACTGAAGTCGAGAAGGCCATGACGATGCTCGGCATCGGGTCGGAGGTCTGGCCAGTTCCCTATAAAGGACTGAGCGGCGGACAAAAGACGAAGGTGATGCTGGCCGCACTGCTCGTACGGAATCCTCAATTTTTGCTTCTGGATGAGCCGACCAATCATCTGGACAGTGAGAGCCTGGTCTGGCTCGAGCAGTGGCTTGTCTCCGTGTATAAAGGGACCGTACTGTTCGTATCCCATGACAGGGAATTCATCGATCGCGTTGCCACCTCAGTGTGCGAGTTGTCCGCCAACGAGCTGCGGAGGTACCGTGGGGGATACACCGATTACCGGAGGGAGAAAGAGCGTGAGCTCCGTGAGCAGGAAACCCTCTACCGCAAGCAGGAGTTGGCCCGCAAAGCGCTTGAAGAATCGATTCGCCGATATGAGGAATGGTTCCATAAAGCGCATAATTCGGCAGGGGATGGAGATGTTCGAATCACGGCCAGCTACTATAAGGCGAAAGCCAAGAAGAACATTTCGAGATACCATGCCAAGGAGAAGGCGCTCGAAAGGCTGGAAGCGGAGCGTGTGGATAAACCGCGGAGCGATCCGAAGCTGAAAATGGAGCTGGATGCGGAGGCCATTGGTGCCAAAACGCTGCTGCGCGTCAAGGAGATGAGCTTCGGATTCGGAGACCGTCTGCTGTTTGACCGTTTCAGCTTTCAACTGAACCGCGGGGACCGTCTCGCGGTCCGGGGGCCGAACGGAAGCGGAAAAACGACGCTGCTTAAGCTTCTGCTAGGCGAAATTACGCCGACGGAAGGGACCGTTGCCTGGCATCCGGCCGTCAAAATCGGGTATTTCTCCCAGCAGCTCGAAGGGCTGGAGGATGACATGACCTTGCTGGACAGTCTGCTTGCCATTCCTGGAATGACGCAGAGCCATGCCCGAACGCTGCTCGGATGCTTCCTGTTCCGCCGGGATGACGTCTTCAAACGGATCGGCCAGCTCAGCATGGGGGAGAAATGCCGCACGGCCTTCCTGAAGCTGTATTTTAGCGGGGCCCATCTTCTGGTGCTCGATGAACCGTCCAACTATCTGGATGTGGATACGCGCGAGGTGATTGAGGAGGTTCTTGTCCGCTTTCCGGGAGCAATAGCGCTCGTATCGCATGACAGGTACCTGGTTCGCAAAGTCGCCAACCGGCTTCTGACCCTGAAGCCAGGCGGCACGCCGGTCTGGTTCGAGGGCAGCGTCGCAGAGGAAGAGGAGCAAATGGCCCGTGTCGGGGTGATCAGGGGAGATACCGACAAGGAGAACCGCAGGATGGAGCTGGAGTACCGGATTCAAGAGCTGCTTGGACTCTCGGCCGGGGAGGGTGGAGCAGAGCAGGATGAGGATTGGCTCGCCGAAATCCGGACGCTCCGGAAGGAGCTTGCCCGGCTGCAAGGTGAATAA
- the pheS gene encoding phenylalanine--tRNA ligase subunit alpha produces MKEKLEALKQEALAQLQDVSDPQRLNDLRVKYLGKKGALTEILRGMGQLSAEERPVIGQVANDVRGAIEEVIVSKQEAFLQQETEERLRAEKVDVTLPGRKLAQGAIHPLSKVIQDIEDIFIGMGYRVAEGPEVETDYFNFEALNLPKNHPARDMQDSFYLTEDLLMRTQTSPVQARTMLAMEGEVPVKIICPGRVFRRDDDDATHSFQFHQIEGLVIGENIRMSDLKGTLLQFVQEMFGENTQIRLRPSFFPFTEPSAEVDVSCVKCGGSGCRVCKHTGWLEILGCGMVHPKVLEMGGYDPEKYSGFAFGMGVERIAMLKYGVDDIRHFFNNDTAFLKQFTRI; encoded by the coding sequence ATGAAAGAGAAATTGGAAGCATTGAAGCAGGAAGCATTAGCACAACTGCAGGACGTGAGCGATCCGCAGCGCTTGAATGATCTGCGGGTGAAATACCTTGGCAAAAAAGGGGCACTGACCGAAATTTTACGCGGCATGGGCCAGTTGAGCGCCGAGGAGCGCCCGGTAATCGGACAGGTGGCGAACGATGTCCGCGGGGCGATTGAGGAAGTTATCGTGAGCAAGCAGGAGGCGTTCCTGCAGCAGGAGACGGAAGAACGGCTCCGTGCGGAGAAGGTGGATGTTACGCTTCCGGGAAGGAAGCTTGCGCAAGGCGCGATTCATCCGCTCAGCAAAGTCATTCAGGATATCGAGGACATTTTCATCGGAATGGGCTACCGCGTCGCCGAGGGACCGGAAGTGGAGACCGATTATTTCAACTTCGAGGCGTTGAATTTGCCGAAGAACCATCCGGCTCGCGACATGCAGGATTCCTTCTATTTGACGGAGGATTTGCTGATGCGTACCCAGACTTCTCCGGTGCAAGCGCGGACGATGCTGGCGATGGAAGGGGAGGTTCCGGTCAAAATCATCTGCCCGGGCCGGGTATTCCGCCGGGACGACGATGACGCGACCCACTCGTTCCAGTTCCACCAGATCGAAGGCCTGGTCATCGGGGAGAATATCCGGATGAGCGACCTTAAGGGAACGCTGCTGCAATTCGTACAGGAAATGTTCGGGGAAAATACGCAGATTCGCCTGCGCCCAAGCTTCTTCCCGTTCACCGAGCCGAGCGCCGAAGTGGATGTCTCCTGCGTGAAGTGCGGCGGCAGCGGATGCCGCGTGTGCAAGCATACCGGCTGGCTCGAAATTTTGGGCTGCGGCATGGTTCATCCGAAAGTGCTGGAGATGGGCGGCTATGATCCGGAAAAATACAGCGGCTTTGCATTCGGCATGGGAGTCGAGCGGATCGCCATGCTGAAATACGGCGTGGATGACATCCGGCATTTCTTCAACAACGATACGGCATTTTTGAAGCAGTTTACGCGGATCTAA
- the pheT gene encoding phenylalanine--tRNA ligase subunit beta has product MRVSTDWLSDYISLEGVSTEELAGRITSAGIEIDVIEKRNQGISKVVVGYVKSKEKHPDADKLNVCVVDAGQEEDLQIVCGAKNVDAGQKVPVALVGAKLPGGLDIKKAKLRGVLSQGMICSAKELGMNDKLLPKELQEGILVLPTDTEIGKPIVDVLGLNDEVMELDLTPNRSDCLSMLGAAYEVSAILGRELSLPDPQKDMVEVHERAADHIAVTIGAEEQCTHYAARYISGVTIAPSPLWMQNRLIAAGIRPINNIVDITNYVMLEYGQPLHAFDADRLENGAVHVRMAEDGEKMVTLDGQERTLAPHMLIIASGGKPVALAGVMGGLDSEVTDNTVNIFLESAKFDGGTVRKTSRQLGLRSEASSRFEKEVDPAAVIPALNRAASLMAKYAGGKVYQGIAEAGSAASEPKVITLSLEKLNRYLGTDLSLLEVKTIFSRLHFASGDAGQGLVDVQVPTRRGDITLDVDLIEEVARLYGYDNIPTTPIEGPTTPGSLTKAQAIRRSLRKLLTHGGFQEVLGYSFIHPKQAERFTALEQEGKAVKLAMPMSEDRSVLRTSLLPQLLDIAAYNLNRKQPDLALFEIGNLFHTKEEVLTKQPQERPVLGLLLTGRTGAKQWNVQPAKVDFFDLKGAIETVLDYLGIAADQVSYEANQPAGFHPGRSASVFVQHGGSKQLLGVLGQIHPKLQQELDLEDTYAAEILLAPLYELTNDRVAYRDLPRFPGMERDLAIVVNEEVEAGSLIQVIRENAGELLQQVQVFDVFTGSKLGEGKKSVAISLMYRHQDRTLTDEEVAQVTEKAVNALQQTFGAELRK; this is encoded by the coding sequence ATGAGAGTTTCAACGGATTGGTTGTCCGATTATATATCGCTCGAGGGCGTCAGCACAGAGGAGCTTGCCGGTCGGATTACGTCAGCCGGCATTGAGATCGACGTCATCGAGAAACGGAATCAGGGAATCAGCAAGGTCGTTGTCGGCTACGTGAAGAGCAAGGAAAAGCATCCGGACGCGGATAAGCTTAACGTCTGTGTAGTGGATGCAGGGCAGGAGGAAGATCTGCAGATCGTGTGCGGGGCGAAGAACGTTGACGCCGGACAGAAAGTGCCGGTCGCTCTTGTCGGCGCGAAGCTTCCGGGCGGCCTGGACATTAAGAAAGCGAAGCTGCGGGGCGTGCTGTCCCAAGGGATGATCTGCTCGGCCAAGGAGCTGGGCATGAACGATAAGCTGCTGCCGAAGGAGCTGCAGGAGGGGATTTTGGTGCTGCCTACGGATACCGAAATCGGTAAGCCGATCGTCGATGTGCTCGGCTTGAACGATGAGGTGATGGAGCTGGATCTTACGCCGAACCGTTCCGACTGCTTGAGCATGCTCGGGGCAGCCTACGAGGTAAGCGCGATCCTTGGACGGGAGCTGAGCCTCCCAGATCCGCAGAAGGACATGGTAGAGGTGCATGAGCGCGCAGCGGATCATATTGCTGTGACCATCGGCGCCGAGGAGCAGTGCACGCATTATGCGGCACGCTATATAAGCGGAGTTACAATTGCTCCATCCCCGTTGTGGATGCAGAACCGGTTGATAGCGGCGGGGATTCGCCCGATCAACAATATCGTTGACATTACCAACTACGTTATGCTGGAGTACGGGCAGCCGCTGCATGCGTTTGATGCGGACCGGCTGGAGAACGGCGCCGTGCACGTTCGCATGGCCGAAGACGGCGAGAAGATGGTGACGCTTGACGGCCAGGAGCGTACGCTTGCGCCGCATATGCTGATCATCGCGTCTGGCGGCAAACCGGTAGCCCTGGCCGGCGTTATGGGCGGCTTGGATTCCGAGGTTACGGACAATACCGTGAACATCTTCCTGGAATCGGCCAAATTTGACGGCGGCACCGTCCGCAAGACGTCCCGTCAACTGGGACTTCGTTCCGAAGCCAGCTCGCGCTTCGAGAAGGAAGTGGATCCTGCAGCGGTTATTCCGGCATTGAACCGCGCGGCATCCCTGATGGCGAAATATGCCGGCGGCAAGGTGTACCAAGGCATTGCCGAAGCGGGTTCTGCAGCCTCCGAGCCGAAGGTGATCACGCTCTCGCTCGAGAAGCTGAACCGCTACCTCGGTACCGATCTGTCGCTGCTTGAGGTGAAGACGATCTTCTCCAGGCTTCATTTTGCAAGCGGTGATGCCGGTCAAGGGCTGGTGGACGTTCAAGTCCCGACCCGCCGCGGTGACATTACGCTGGATGTGGATCTGATCGAAGAGGTTGCACGCTTGTACGGCTACGACAACATTCCGACGACGCCGATCGAAGGGCCGACGACGCCGGGCTCCCTGACGAAAGCGCAGGCGATCCGCCGCTCGCTCCGCAAGCTGCTGACCCATGGCGGCTTCCAGGAGGTGCTCGGGTACTCCTTCATTCATCCGAAGCAGGCGGAACGGTTTACCGCATTGGAGCAAGAAGGCAAAGCGGTGAAGCTGGCGATGCCGATGAGCGAGGACCGCAGCGTGCTCCGGACCAGCCTGCTGCCGCAGCTGCTCGATATCGCCGCGTACAACCTCAACCGCAAGCAGCCGGATCTTGCATTGTTCGAAATCGGCAACCTTTTCCATACGAAGGAAGAGGTGCTGACGAAGCAGCCGCAGGAACGCCCGGTGCTGGGTCTGCTGCTGACGGGCCGCACAGGAGCGAAGCAGTGGAATGTGCAGCCGGCGAAGGTGGATTTCTTCGACCTGAAGGGCGCGATCGAGACCGTGCTGGATTATCTCGGCATTGCCGCGGATCAGGTCAGCTATGAGGCGAACCAGCCGGCCGGCTTCCATCCTGGTCGCTCGGCATCGGTATTCGTCCAGCATGGAGGCAGCAAGCAGCTTCTGGGCGTGCTGGGACAAATCCATCCGAAGCTCCAGCAGGAGCTGGATCTGGAGGATACCTACGCTGCAGAAATATTGCTTGCTCCGTTATATGAGCTGACCAATGACCGGGTGGCTTACCGTGATTTGCCGAGATTCCCGGGTATGGAGCGTGATCTGGCCATCGTGGTGAATGAAGAGGTGGAGGCAGGCTCCTTGATCCAGGTCATTCGTGAGAATGCCGGCGAGCTGCTTCAGCAGGTTCAAGTATTCGATGTCTTCACCGGAAGCAAGCTTGGCGAAGGCAAGAAGAGCGTTGCGATTTCCCTCATGTACCGCCATCAGGATCGGACATTGACCGATGAAGAGGTTGCCCAGGTAACCGAAAAAGCCGTAAACGCGCTTCAGCAAACTTTTGGCGCAGAATTGAGAAAGTAG